In Phyllostomus discolor isolate MPI-MPIP mPhyDis1 chromosome 3, mPhyDis1.pri.v3, whole genome shotgun sequence, a single genomic region encodes these proteins:
- the FOXE1 gene encoding forkhead box protein E1 — MTAESGPPPPPPPPEALAAVKEERGEAGAGVPAEAAGRGAGGRRRKRPLQRGKPPYSYIALIAMAIAHAPERRLTLGGIYKFITERFPFYRDNPKKWQNSIRHNLTLNDCFLKIPREAGRPGKGNYWALDPNAEDMFESGSFLRRRKRFKRSDLSTYPAYMHDAAAAAAAAAAAAAAAIFPGAVPAARPPYPGAVYAGYAPPSLAAPPPVYYPAASPGPCRVFGLVPERPLSPELGPAPSGPAGSCAFASASASAATASYQPAGCTGARPANPSAYAAAYAGQDGSYPQGASSALFAAAGRLAGPASPPSGGSGGGVETAVDFYGRTSPGQFGALGPCYNPGGQLGGSSAGAYHARHVAAYPGGVDRFVSAM; from the coding sequence ATGACTGCCGAAAgcgggccgccgccgccgcctccgccaccGGAAGCCCTGGCGGCAGTAAAGGAGGAACGCGGTGAGGCCGGGGCGGGGGTCCCGGCGGAGGCGGCGGGCCGCGGCGCGGGTGGGCGGCGGCGCAAGCGCCCCCTGCAGCGCGGGAAGCCGCCCTACAGCTACATCGCGCTCATCGCCATGGCCATCGCGCACGCGCCGGAGCGCCGCCTCACGCTCGGCGGCATCTACAAGTTCATCACCGAGCGTTTCCCCTTCTACCGCGACAACCCCAAAAAGTGGCAGAACAGCATCCGCCACAACCTCACGCTCAATGACTGCTTCCTCAAGATCCCGCGCGAGGCCGGTCGCCCGGGCAAAGGCAACTACTGGGCTCTCGACCCCAACGCCGAGGACATGTTCGAGAGCGGCAGCTTCCTGCGCCGCCGCAAGCGCTTCAAGCGCTCGGACCTCTCCACGTACCCAGCCTACATGCAcgacgccgccgccgccgctgccgccgccgccgcggccgcgGCCGCCGCCATCTTCCCGGGCGCGGTGCCCGCTGCGCGCCCGCCTTACCCGGGTGCCGTCTACGCGGGCTATGCCCCGCCGTCGCTCGCCGCGCCGCCCCCGGTCTACTACCCCGCTGCGTCGCCCGGCCCGTGCCGAGTCTTCGGCCTCGTGCCCGAGCGGCCGCTCAGCCCAGAGCTGGGCCCCGCGCCGTCGGGACCCGCGGGCTCCTGCGCCTTTGCCTCCGCCAGCGCCTCGGCCGCGACCGCCAGCTACCAGCCCGCGGGCTGCACGGGAGCCCGACCTGCCAACCCCTCCGCCTATGCGGCCGCCTACGCGGGCCAGGACGGCTCATACCCGCAAGGGGCCAGCAGTGCCCTCTTCGCGGCCGCTGGCCGGTTGGCGGGGCCCGCATCGCCCCCCTCAggtggcagcggcggcggcgtCGAGACCGCAGTGGACTTCTATGGGCGCACGTCGCCCGGCCAGTTCGGAGCGCTGGGGCCCTGCTACAATCCCGGTGGGCAGCTCGGAGGGAGCAGTGCAGGTGCCTACCATGCTCGCCATGTGGCCGCCTATCCCGGCGGGGTAGATCGTTTCGTGTCTGCCATGTGA